One Mycolicibacterium doricum genomic window, CGCGCGCATGACGATCCTCGAAGTGAGGCAGACCCCGCAATATCCGGCCGCACGCGGTGTGCGCCGGGCGTCGGATGTTCGGCGGCCGGGCACTCGGCGGCCGGGCACTCGACGGCCGGGCGCGGGTCGTCCCGCCGGTGCCGCCCTGCGGCACCGGGGCACCGGGGTGCTCATCTCCCGCGCGTCGCATCGCCGCCGCCCCGTCACGCCCGCGACGACAGTGCTTCTCGCGCTGGTGGCCGCCGGGATCACCGTGTGGCTCGGGCTGGTCGCCAACCTGGGCGGGGTGGCGCGCCAGCAGGACTCGGTGCCCGCGGAACTGGCGGTGGTGCAGGTGCAGGGCGGGGAGAGCCTGCATCAGGTCGCGCAGCGGGTCGCCCCGGACGCCCCGATCGGTGCTGTCGTCGAGCGGATCCGTGAACTCAACGAGCTCGACTCGGCGGCGATCGATGCCGGCCAGATGCTGATCTCCCCTGTCGGCTGACGGGTGCCGTGGACAGGGGGATTTCGGTGCTGGGCCCCCACGCTGCTCCCGGCGCCGCATGTCGGGTGGCCACCGACCCGAGCCGTCGGCGGCGAGGATGCCATCCGGGTACGCTCGGAGAGGTTCGAAAGGCGTACCCGGCG contains:
- a CDS encoding LysM peptidoglycan-binding domain-containing protein, with translation MTILEVRQTPQYPAARGVRRASDVRRPGTRRPGTRRPGAGRPAGAALRHRGTGVLISRASHRRRPVTPATTVLLALVAAGITVWLGLVANLGGVARQQDSVPAELAVVQVQGGESLHQVAQRVAPDAPIGAVVERIRELNELDSAAIDAGQMLISPVG